From a single Arachis hypogaea cultivar Tifrunner chromosome 3, arahy.Tifrunner.gnm2.J5K5, whole genome shotgun sequence genomic region:
- the LOC112788902 gene encoding B3 domain-containing transcription factor VRN1, whose amino-acid sequence MPRPSFHKLVLPSTIQSRQLRIPDTFLNRYGADLSSIATFSVPDGSIWRVRLKKLDNGFWFVDGWAEFVQRYSIGVGYLIVFQYEGKSTFIVRIFNLATSEISYQSPVRSSNEGAYFANRLKIFEELEDEDSAEYSSPSGLTPGALQNKFTPEKNYTPPPLQNLFNGSKLNSVNWGDSANTLSSRSANSLDSQLTRDIGVQFNAIEFKRSTDELKLRTSVGEKEKKAPRKKRKSDGQEPSEDQEEEAEMRFRFYESASARKRTVTAEERERAVNAAKAFEPLNPFCRVVLRPSYLYRGCIMYLPSCFAEKHLNEVSGFIKLQLSDGRQWPVRCLYRGGRAKLSQGWFEFAIENNLGEGDVCVFELLPMKEVILQVTLFRVTEDDGFFSPPPLHQLQPSQNLVSQSKMLNAHMHQRLGSGKLIRN is encoded by the exons ATGCCGCGCCCTTCTTTCCACAAGCTTGTTCTTCCTTCCACCATTCAATCTAGGCAATTG AGGATTCCAGATACTTTTCTGAATAGATATGGAGCTGACCTTTCTTCAATTGCTACCTTCTCAGTTCCTGATGGCAGCATTTGGCGTGTCAGATTAAAGAAGTTGGACAATGGATTTTGGTTTGTTGATGGTTGGGCGGAATTCGTTCAACGCTACTCCATCGGTGTTGGATACTTGATAGTATTCCAATACGAAGGAAAGTCGACTTTCATTGTTCGTATCTTTAATTTGGCCACTTCTGAGATAAGCTATCAGTCACCCGTACGAAGCAGTAACGAAGGGGCTTACTTTGCAAACCGTCTTAAGATTTTTGAAGAATTGGAAGATGAAGACTCCGCTGAATATTCATCACCTTCCGGCCTTACTCCTGGTGCATTGCAAAATAAATTTACCCCTGAGAAGAATTATACTCCTCCACCATTGCAGAATCTATTTAATGGGTCCAAACTTAATAGCGTAAACTGGGGCGATAGTGCAAACACCCTCTCTTCAAGAAGTGCCAATTCGCTAGACAGTCAGTTGACCAGAGATATAGGTGTTCAGTTTAATGCAATTGAGTTTAAAAGGTCTACTGACGAATTGAAGTTGCGTACTTCTGTTGGCGAAAAGGAGAAGAAAGCTCCAAGAAAGAAGCGAAAATCAG ATGGCCAGGAACCCTCTGAGGACCAAGAAGAGGAGGCAGAGATGCGATTTAGATTCTATGAAAGTGCATCGGCAAGAAAAAGAACTGTGACAGCAGAGGAAAGAGAAAGGGCCGTCAATGCAGCGAAGGCATTCGAACCACTTAATCCTTTCTGTCGTGTTGTCCTGCGGCCGTCCTACTTGTATAGGGGATGCATAATG TATTTGCCATCTTGCTTCGCGGAAAAGCATTTGAACGAGGTTTCAGGATTCATCAAACTTCAGCTCTCCGACGGGAGACAGTGGCCTGTTCGCTGCCTTTATAGAGGAGGCAGAGCTAAGCTGAGCCAGGGGTGGTTTGAATTCGCGATAGAGAACAACCTTGGCGAGGGAGACGTCTGTGTGTTTGAGCTCCTTCCGATGAAGGAGGTGATACTTCAAGTTACACTGTTTCGCGTCACTGAGGACGATGGATTCTTCAGCCCTCCTCCTCTGCACCAGCTCCAGCCGAGCCAAAATCTCGTGAGTCAATCTAAAATGTTGAACGCTCACATGCATCAGCGCCTCGGCTCGGGTAAACTGATCAGGAACTAA